Below is a genomic region from Leptospira brenneri.
AGATACAGCGTCAGGAAATTGTAGGAGTAATGATTTGAAGGAATTTACGATGAATGATTGCTGATCCTTTAGTTCTGCAAAAAAAGTGTCAACAAGTGTTTGTAATGCCTCAGACGTAGGAATTGAATCTGCTGAAGCAAAATATAAAGAGAAGACTTTGTTTATCGGAATTGCACCTGCATTTTCTGCAATTACATGAGCTGCACCTCCGGGATTCATTGCTTCGCTGTTGAAGTGTTCTGAAACTTCAGTAAGTTGTGCAGGTGATAATGCTGAGCCATCCGGCCCTAGCAGTAACAACTTTACTACGCCGGGAATTCCGAGTGATTTACTAGATTTAAAAACAACTTTTTCGACGTATGTAAAGCTGAGTGCTACAAGAACAT
It encodes:
- a CDS encoding baseplate J/gp47 family protein, with the protein product GNVTPNSITEHIDYIPEIDVVYNPDAIPYFGGRDRERLATVRERLRQIQIGATSQEWTPDWYVLVALSFTYVEKVVFKSSKSLGIPGVVKLLLLGPDGSALSPAQLTEVSEHFNSEAMNPGGAAHVIAENAGAIPINKVFSLYFASADSIPTSEALQTLVDTFFAELKDQQSFIVNSFKSLLLQFPDAVS